In Hyalangium gracile, the following are encoded in one genomic region:
- a CDS encoding Stp1/IreP family PP2C-type Ser/Thr phosphatase has protein sequence MRIEVAGITHVGMKRNHNEDNYLLLPEENLCCVADGMGGHSSGEIASKIAVEELGEFFRMTSRDADATWPFKMDKTRNYDENRLATGIKLANSKIFERAAGDTKFKGMGTTIVTVYFANATAYVGHVGDSRVYFFRDGTLKQVTEDHSLLNDYLKAKKLTPEEIENFPHKNVIVRALGMKESVVVDVTRIEPKEGDVFLLCSDGLSGMVTDPQIQEVLGRTSELEKACSQLIDLANAAGGNDNVTCVLVRYYNS, from the coding sequence ATGCGCATCGAGGTAGCAGGCATCACCCACGTCGGGATGAAGCGCAACCACAACGAGGACAACTACCTCCTGCTGCCGGAGGAGAACCTCTGCTGCGTCGCCGACGGCATGGGCGGGCACTCCTCTGGAGAGATCGCGTCCAAGATCGCGGTGGAGGAGCTCGGCGAGTTCTTCCGGATGACGTCGCGCGACGCGGACGCGACGTGGCCCTTCAAGATGGACAAGACGCGCAACTACGATGAGAACCGGCTGGCCACCGGCATCAAGCTGGCGAACTCGAAGATCTTCGAGCGCGCCGCCGGCGACACGAAGTTCAAGGGCATGGGCACCACCATCGTCACGGTGTACTTCGCCAATGCCACGGCCTACGTGGGGCACGTGGGCGACAGCCGCGTCTACTTCTTCCGGGACGGCACCCTCAAGCAGGTGACGGAGGACCACTCCCTGCTCAACGACTACCTCAAGGCGAAGAAGCTCACGCCGGAGGAGATCGAGAACTTCCCCCACAAGAACGTCATCGTCCGCGCGCTGGGGATGAAGGAGTCCGTGGTGGTGGACGTCACTCGCATCGAGCCGAAGGAGGGCGACGTCTTCCTGCTCTGCTCGGACGGCCTGTCCGGCATGGTGACCGATCCGCAGATCCAGGAGGTGCTCGGGCGCACCTCGGAGCTGGAGAAGGCCTGCTCCCAGCTCATCGATCTGGCCAACGCCGCGGGTGGTAACGACAACGTCACCTGTGTGCTGGTTCGCTACTACAACAGCTGA
- a CDS encoding tRNA (cytidine(34)-2'-O)-methyltransferase, with the protein MLEPLARPLHLVLVSPQIPPNTGNVARLCAVTGSRLILVEPLGFSIADRDLKRAGLDYWDKVFLKLYPTYASYLADYPEARRWLFSARATTSLYAARFEPGDHLVFGSEVTGLPAELMEGGSGQPVTIPMLPERRSLNLSTSVGIATYEALRQVQLGEAARQPPPAS; encoded by the coding sequence ATGCTTGAGCCTCTCGCGCGGCCGCTGCACCTGGTACTGGTGTCGCCGCAGATTCCCCCCAACACCGGCAACGTCGCCCGCCTGTGCGCGGTGACGGGCAGCCGGCTCATCCTCGTGGAGCCGCTCGGCTTCTCCATCGCGGACCGGGACCTGAAGCGCGCCGGCCTGGACTACTGGGACAAGGTGTTCCTCAAGCTGTATCCCACCTATGCCTCCTACCTGGCGGACTACCCGGAGGCCCGGCGGTGGCTGTTCTCGGCCCGGGCGACTACATCCCTGTATGCCGCGCGGTTCGAGCCGGGGGATCACCTGGTGTTCGGCTCCGAGGTGACGGGGCTGCCGGCCGAGCTGATGGAGGGCGGATCCGGGCAGCCGGTGACCATCCCCATGCTCCCGGAGCGGCGCAGCCTCAACCTGTCCACCTCCGTGGGCATTGCCACCTACGAAGCATTGCGTCAGGTCCAGCTGGGGGAGGCGGCCAGGCAGCCGCCCCCGGCAAGTTGA
- a CDS encoding DUF192 domain-containing protein, whose amino-acid sequence MRWKVNNLTRGKLLADRAERASSFMDRFMGLMGRRSLAFGEGMHIVPCNSIHTFFMRIPIDVAFLDPDGLIVKQIPAMPPWRLSSVYFKAHSVLELPAGTLAGSQTQEGDKLLFEPVDPAAGQTAPE is encoded by the coding sequence ATGCGCTGGAAGGTGAACAATCTGACGCGGGGGAAGCTGCTGGCGGATCGCGCCGAGCGGGCCAGCTCGTTCATGGACCGCTTCATGGGGCTGATGGGACGGCGCTCGCTGGCGTTCGGCGAGGGCATGCACATCGTTCCTTGCAACTCCATCCATACCTTCTTCATGCGCATCCCCATCGACGTGGCCTTCCTGGACCCGGACGGGCTCATCGTCAAGCAGATCCCGGCGATGCCCCCCTGGAGGCTCAGCTCGGTGTACTTCAAGGCCCACTCGGTGCTGGAGCTACCGGCGGGGACGCTGGCGGGAAGCCAGACCCAGGAGGGGGACAAGCTGCTCTTCGAGCCCGTGGACCCGGCCGCCGGGCAGACGGCCCCCGAATGA